In Phaseolus vulgaris cultivar G19833 unplaced genomic scaffold, P. vulgaris v2.0 scaffold_658, whole genome shotgun sequence, a single genomic region encodes these proteins:
- the LOC137817691 gene encoding uncharacterized protein, which translates to MASFVKTLHKDIKMRIEKKVGKSPEFVVDSLQLGEYDGDQDQEEIEANNQGQEEVESQVEDAQEVISPPHRLTRSKFKELGNSGRLHRVLRVENALKDELRSVRDDKNELRRKLHDKLQEIIELESKLVPLREKIAKLEEANRTGGQPREEIDREGDFLGRVEQDRDKASQELAETAEELAQAREETAG; encoded by the exons atggcttcttttgtgaaaactttgcataaagacatcaagatgagaattgagaagaaggttggcaa gtctccagaattcgtggtcgattctctccaactcggggagtatgatggagatcaagatcaagaagaaatagaagCCAATAATCAAGGACAAGAGGAGGTAGAGTCCCAAGTTGAAGACGCTCAAGAAGTCATTAGCCCACCTcataggcttacaaggagcaagtttaaggaattaggaaatagtggaagatt GCATCGAGTTCTGCGGGTCGAGAATGCTCTCAAAGACGAGCTCCGAAGCGTGCGCGATGACAAGAATGAATTGCGTAGAAAACTGCACGACAAGCTTCAGGAGAtcatcgagctggagagcaagctcgtCCCCTTGAGGGAGAAAATCGCCAAGCTAGAGGAGGCGAACCGAACAGGTGGCCAACCTAGAGAAGAGATCGATCGAGAGGGAGACTTTCTGGGAAGAGTTGAGCAGGATCGAGACAAGGCCTCCCAGGAACTAGCTGAAACTGCTGAGGAGCTTGCTCAAGCTCGTGAAGAAACAGCGGGTTGA